The Rattus rattus isolate New Zealand chromosome 1, Rrattus_CSIRO_v1, whole genome shotgun sequence genome includes a region encoding these proteins:
- the LOC116906703 gene encoding zinc finger protein 878-like isoform X1, translating to MEPVTLEDVAVNFTLEEWTMLNAWQKQLYKEVMQDTLRNLCYIGNKREHQNIENEYENLWKKLSSQLLEKLCKYTEGHQCAEIFTWAPECAGNQKSCPGVPPYESHVYEEVVIGHLSLNVPPHPHPGHKPYDVQECGKELYKHKESGSTSNPSTPFQKQRRVHAEEKPESSHCKEDSRCLISSHSDDRTSSGEQHYECKQCGKVFTSSSSFRRHEEYHSREKAYVCKQCGKAFPFPSSLQIHERIHTGEKPYTCKQCGKTFARSSSLLTHERIHTGEKPYVCKQCGKAFTDRSSLRFHEMMHSGEKPYKCTKCGKAFASSGAFRKHERTHTGEQLFVCLQCEKVFSCESAFRTHKIIHSGECVCKQCGKAFTSHSSVKYHELMHSGEKPYVCKQCGKTFRSPKQVQIHKRTHTGEKPYVCKECGKAFTFLGSLQYHELIHTGEKPYLCKQCGKAFRSSRQVQIHERTHTGEKPYVCKQCGKAFFSLYHLRRHEVIHSGTNPYICKQCGKAFSWFSTFHSHKQTHTGEKPYLCKQCGKAFCSRISWRRHEKAHTTVKPYACVQCGKAFRSPSYLKIHERIHTGEKPFICSQCGKPFRSFRYVKSHERSHTGEKPFVCTECGKAFSYYSSFHRHRRTHQTVTLNTELEKTS from the exons GAGCCAGTGACCTTGGAGGATGTGGCTGTGAACTTCACCCTGGAAGAGTGGACTATGCTCAACGCATGGCAAAAGCAGCTCTACAAAGAGGTGATGCAGGACACCTTGAGGAACCTGTGCTATATAG GAAACAAACGGGAACaccaaaatattgaaaatgagTATGAAAATCTCTGGAAAAAACTAAG TAGTCAGTTGTTGGAGAAACTCTGTAAATATACGGAAGGTCATCAGTGTGCAGAAATCTTTACCTGGGCTCCAGAGTGTGCTGGGAACCAGAAATCATGTCCAGGAGTTCCCCCATATGAAAGCCATGTCTATGAAGAAGTGGTTATTGGCCATTTATCTCTGAATGTCCCCCCTCATCCTCACCCAGGACACAAACCGTATGACGTTCAGGAATGTGGGAAAGAGTTGTATAAACACAAAGAATCTGGGAGCACCTCCAATCCCTCCACACCCTTTCAGAAGCAAAGAAGAGTCCATGCCGAGGAGAAACCTGAAAGTAGTCATTGTAAGGAAGACTCTAGGTGTCTCATCTCCAGTCACAGTGACGACAGGACATCCAGTGGAGAACAGCACTATGAATGTAAGCAGTGTGGGAAAGTGTTCACTTCTTCCAGCTCTTTTCGAAGGCACGAGGAATATCACAGCCGAGAGAAAGCGTACGTTTGTAAgcagtgtgggaaggccttcccctttcctagttccctCCAAATACACGAGAGGATTCACACCGGTGAGAAGCCCTATACGTGTAAGCAGTGTGGGAAGACCTTCGCCCGCTCCAGTTCCCTCCTGACACATGAGAGAATTCACACCGGTGAGAAGCCCTACGTGTGCAAGCAGTGTGGAAAAGCCTTCACCGATCGCAGCTCACTTCGATTCCACGAAATGATGCACAGTGGCGAGAAGCCGTATAAGTGCACGAAGTGCGGAAAGGCTTTCGCTTCTTCGGGCGCCTTCCGAAAACATGAGCGGACTCACACGGGAGAGCAGCTCTTCGTGTGTTTGCAGTGTGAGAAAGTTTTCAGCTGCGAGAGTGCATTCCGGACACATAAGATAATTCATTCTGGAGAGTGCGTGTGCAAGCAGTGCGGCAAAGCCTTCACCAGTCACAGTTCCGTCAAGTACCACGAACTAATGCATAgcggagagaaaccctatgtctGTAAGCAGTGTGGGAAAACCTTCAGGTCTCCCAAACAAGTTCAGATTCATAAACGAACTCACACCGGAGAAAAGCCTTACGTTTGTAAGGAGTGTGGCAAAGCTTTTACTTTCCTCGGCTCCCTTCAGTACCACGAGTTGATTCACACCGGTGAGAAACCTTATCTGTGTAAACAGTGCGGGAAAGCCTTCAGGTCTTCTCGTCAGGTTCAGATACATGAGCGAACTCACACTGGCGAGAAACCCTATGTGTGTAAGCAGTGTGGCAAagccttcttttctttgtatcaCTTAAGAAGACACGAAGTGATTCACAGCGGCACGAACCCCTACATCTGTAAGCAGTGCGGGAAAGCCTTCAGTTGGTTCAGCACCTTTCACAGCCATAAACAGACTCACACTGGCGAAAAGCCCTATTTATGCAAgcaatgtgggaaagccttctgTAGTCGCATATCGTGGAGAAGGCATGAGAAGGCTCACACGACAGTGAAGCCCTATGCGTGCGTGCAGTGTGGAAAAGCCTTCCGTTCTCCTAGTTATCTCAAAATACACGAAAGGATCCACACCGGGGAGAAACCCTTTATATGTTCTCAATGCGGGAAACCCTTCCGATCTTTTCGTTATGTCAAATCCCACGAGAGAagtcacactggagagaaaccctttgTGTGCACagaatgtgggaaagccttcagttATTATAGCTCTttccacagacacagaagaactcACCAGACAGTAACCTTGAACACAGAGCTTGAAAAGACTTCATAA
- the LOC116906703 gene encoding zinc finger protein 709-like isoform X2, with product MAKAALQRGNKREHQNIENEYENLWKKLSSQLLEKLCKYTEGHQCAEIFTWAPECAGNQKSCPGVPPYESHVYEEVVIGHLSLNVPPHPHPGHKPYDVQECGKELYKHKESGSTSNPSTPFQKQRRVHAEEKPESSHCKEDSRCLISSHSDDRTSSGEQHYECKQCGKVFTSSSSFRRHEEYHSREKAYVCKQCGKAFPFPSSLQIHERIHTGEKPYTCKQCGKTFARSSSLLTHERIHTGEKPYVCKQCGKAFTDRSSLRFHEMMHSGEKPYKCTKCGKAFASSGAFRKHERTHTGEQLFVCLQCEKVFSCESAFRTHKIIHSGECVCKQCGKAFTSHSSVKYHELMHSGEKPYVCKQCGKTFRSPKQVQIHKRTHTGEKPYVCKECGKAFTFLGSLQYHELIHTGEKPYLCKQCGKAFRSSRQVQIHERTHTGEKPYVCKQCGKAFFSLYHLRRHEVIHSGTNPYICKQCGKAFSWFSTFHSHKQTHTGEKPYLCKQCGKAFCSRISWRRHEKAHTTVKPYACVQCGKAFRSPSYLKIHERIHTGEKPFICSQCGKPFRSFRYVKSHERSHTGEKPFVCTECGKAFSYYSSFHRHRRTHQTVTLNTELEKTS from the exons ATGGCAAAAGCAGCTCTACAAAGAG GAAACAAACGGGAACaccaaaatattgaaaatgagTATGAAAATCTCTGGAAAAAACTAAG TAGTCAGTTGTTGGAGAAACTCTGTAAATATACGGAAGGTCATCAGTGTGCAGAAATCTTTACCTGGGCTCCAGAGTGTGCTGGGAACCAGAAATCATGTCCAGGAGTTCCCCCATATGAAAGCCATGTCTATGAAGAAGTGGTTATTGGCCATTTATCTCTGAATGTCCCCCCTCATCCTCACCCAGGACACAAACCGTATGACGTTCAGGAATGTGGGAAAGAGTTGTATAAACACAAAGAATCTGGGAGCACCTCCAATCCCTCCACACCCTTTCAGAAGCAAAGAAGAGTCCATGCCGAGGAGAAACCTGAAAGTAGTCATTGTAAGGAAGACTCTAGGTGTCTCATCTCCAGTCACAGTGACGACAGGACATCCAGTGGAGAACAGCACTATGAATGTAAGCAGTGTGGGAAAGTGTTCACTTCTTCCAGCTCTTTTCGAAGGCACGAGGAATATCACAGCCGAGAGAAAGCGTACGTTTGTAAgcagtgtgggaaggccttcccctttcctagttccctCCAAATACACGAGAGGATTCACACCGGTGAGAAGCCCTATACGTGTAAGCAGTGTGGGAAGACCTTCGCCCGCTCCAGTTCCCTCCTGACACATGAGAGAATTCACACCGGTGAGAAGCCCTACGTGTGCAAGCAGTGTGGAAAAGCCTTCACCGATCGCAGCTCACTTCGATTCCACGAAATGATGCACAGTGGCGAGAAGCCGTATAAGTGCACGAAGTGCGGAAAGGCTTTCGCTTCTTCGGGCGCCTTCCGAAAACATGAGCGGACTCACACGGGAGAGCAGCTCTTCGTGTGTTTGCAGTGTGAGAAAGTTTTCAGCTGCGAGAGTGCATTCCGGACACATAAGATAATTCATTCTGGAGAGTGCGTGTGCAAGCAGTGCGGCAAAGCCTTCACCAGTCACAGTTCCGTCAAGTACCACGAACTAATGCATAgcggagagaaaccctatgtctGTAAGCAGTGTGGGAAAACCTTCAGGTCTCCCAAACAAGTTCAGATTCATAAACGAACTCACACCGGAGAAAAGCCTTACGTTTGTAAGGAGTGTGGCAAAGCTTTTACTTTCCTCGGCTCCCTTCAGTACCACGAGTTGATTCACACCGGTGAGAAACCTTATCTGTGTAAACAGTGCGGGAAAGCCTTCAGGTCTTCTCGTCAGGTTCAGATACATGAGCGAACTCACACTGGCGAGAAACCCTATGTGTGTAAGCAGTGTGGCAAagccttcttttctttgtatcaCTTAAGAAGACACGAAGTGATTCACAGCGGCACGAACCCCTACATCTGTAAGCAGTGCGGGAAAGCCTTCAGTTGGTTCAGCACCTTTCACAGCCATAAACAGACTCACACTGGCGAAAAGCCCTATTTATGCAAgcaatgtgggaaagccttctgTAGTCGCATATCGTGGAGAAGGCATGAGAAGGCTCACACGACAGTGAAGCCCTATGCGTGCGTGCAGTGTGGAAAAGCCTTCCGTTCTCCTAGTTATCTCAAAATACACGAAAGGATCCACACCGGGGAGAAACCCTTTATATGTTCTCAATGCGGGAAACCCTTCCGATCTTTTCGTTATGTCAAATCCCACGAGAGAagtcacactggagagaaaccctttgTGTGCACagaatgtgggaaagccttcagttATTATAGCTCTttccacagacacagaagaactcACCAGACAGTAACCTTGAACACAGAGCTTGAAAAGACTTCATAA
- the LOC116906703 gene encoding zinc finger protein 124-like isoform X3 yields the protein MEPVTLEDVAVNFTLEEWTMLNAWQKQLYKEVMQDTLRNLCYIGNKREHQNIENEYENLWKKLR from the exons GAGCCAGTGACCTTGGAGGATGTGGCTGTGAACTTCACCCTGGAAGAGTGGACTATGCTCAACGCATGGCAAAAGCAGCTCTACAAAGAGGTGATGCAGGACACCTTGAGGAACCTGTGCTATATAG GAAACAAACGGGAACaccaaaatattgaaaatgagTATGAAAATCTCTGGAAAAAACTAAGGTAA